The window TGTCGATGGAACGACTCGGGATCGGGACGTTCCGGCGACAGGTTCGACTCCGCCGGGGCGCTCTACGCTGGCTCCATGCTGACCGCCGCTCCCCGACGGCCCACGCGGCGGATCGACGTGGGGTCGGTGCCCGTCGGCGGCGGGGCGCCCATCAGCGTGCAGTCGATGACGATCACCAAGACGGCCGACGTCGAGGGGACGCTGGCCCAGGTGTACGCGCTGGCGGGGGCGGGGGCCGACATCGTGCGCTGCACCTGCAACGAGCAGGCGGCGGCCGAGGGGCTGGCCCGGATCGTGCCCCGGTCGCCGGTGCCGATCGTGGCCGACGTGCACAACGACTTCCGGATGGGCCTGGCCGCCCTGGAGGCGGGCGTGCACTGTCTGCGCCTGAACCCGGGGAACATCCGCCGCCCGGACCACATCCGCCTCATCGCCTCCGAGGCCCGCGACCGGAAGGTGCCGATCCGCATCGGCGTCAACGCCGGCAGCCTCGACCGCGACCTGTACGCCAAGCACGGCGGGCCCACGCCCGAGGCGATGGTCGAGTCGGCCCTGATCGAGCTGGGCCTGTTCGCCGAGGTCGGCTTCGGCGACGTGAAGATCTCGGTCAAGGCGTCGAGCGTCCCCCTCATGATCGAGGCCTACCGGCAGCTGGCCGACACCGTCGACCACCCGCTGCACCTCGGCGTCACCGAGGCGGGCCCGCCCCCGGCCGGGCTCGTCAAGGGGACGGCCGGGATCGCCACCCTGCTGGCCGAGGGGATCGGCGACACCATCCGGTACTCGCTCACCGCCGACCCCGTCGAGGAGGCCCGGGCCGGGCGCCAGCTGCTGGAGGCGATGAACCTGCGCGAGCGCAAGGGCGTGGACCTCATCGCCTGCCCGTCGTGCGGGCGGGCCGAGATCGACGTCATCCAGGTGGCCAAGGACGCCATGGCCGCGTTCGAGGCCGAGCAGCTGCCCGTCCAGGTGGCGGTGATGGGCTGCGTCGTGAACGGCCCCGGGGAGGCACGCGAAGCCGACCTCGGCATCGCCGCCGGCCGCAGGCGGGGCCATCTGTTCGTGAAGGGCAGGGTCGTGCGCGTCGTGCCCGAGGACGAGATGGTCGAGTCGCTCCTCGCCGAGGCCCGCCTGCTGGTCGAGCAGGGCGTCGAGGCCCGGCTGGCCGCCGCCGACGAAGGGGCGGCCGCCGAGGCCGAGCGGGACCGGGCCGAGCTGCTCACCATCCAGGGCGACGACGCCAACGCCAGCGAGGTCGCCGTCGACCTCATCCGCAAATCGCTCGACGGTCGCTGACGCCGGACGTACAAAGGAGCCCATGGACGTGGAGCTCCGGCCCATCACCGACGGCGAGTTCGACGAGATGCTCCGCGTCGACCACGCCGCGTTCTCCTCGGCGCCCTCGGACGCCGATCGCAACGAGGACCTGCGCAAGGTCGTCGAGAACGACCGGACGCGCTGCGTCTTCGAGGGAGGCCGCATGGTGGCCGCCTCGGCCGCCTTCTCGTTCGAGCTGACCCTGCCGGGCCTCACCACCGTGCCGGTGGCCGCCGTGTCGTTGGTCGGCGTGCTCCCCACGTCCCGCCGCCGCGGCCACCTGACCCGGATGATGGGGGCGCTGCTCGACGACGCCGCCGCCCGCCACGAGTCGCTCGCCGTCCTGCTGGCGTCGGAGAGCGTGATCTACGGCCGCTTCGGGTACGGCGCGGCGTCGGCCCACGTCGCCACCGAGATCGACACCCGCCACGCCGCCCTGCGACCGTCGGCGCCCGCCGACACCGGCCGCGTCGTGCTGCTGGACGCCGTGGCGGCGGCCAAGGTCCTGCCCCCGGTGCTCGACGCCGCCCGCCGCCTCCAGCCCGGCGACCTCCGCCGCCCCGGCCCGTGGTGGGACGGCACCTTCCGGGACCCCGAGGCGGACCGCAAGGGAGCCGGTCCCCTCTTCCACGCCGTCCACGAGAACGCCGAAGGCGAGGCCGACGGCTACGCGACCTACCGGGTGAAGCACACGTGGGAACACGCCCTGCCCGACGGCCGCGTCCTGGTGTCCGAGGTCGTCGGCCTCGACCGCGTCGCCGAGACCGCCCTGTGGCGGTTCCTCTTCTCGCTCGACCTGGCCTCCAAGGTGGAGGCCGAGCTCCGGCCCTTGGACGACCCGGTGCGCTGGATGCTCGTCGACCCCCGTCGCCTGCGGGTGACCATGGCGAGCGACATGCTGTGGGTGCGCCTGGTCGACGTGGCCGCCGCCCTCGCCGCCCGCCGCTACCGGGTGCCGGGAACGCTCGTGTTCGAGGTGGCCGACGGGTTCCGCCCCGGCGTCGCCGGCCGCTACCGCCTCGAGGGCGGCCCCGACGGCGCCGAGTGCCACCGCACCGACGACGCGCCCGACCTCGGCCTCACGGCCGAGGACCTCGGCGCCCTCTACCTGGGCGGCGTCGCCGCCTCCACCCTCGCCGCCGCCGGGCGGGTGGTCGAGCACCGTCCCGGCGCCCTGGCGGAGGCCGATGCGTTCCTCGGCAGCTCCCCCCTGCCCTTCTGCCGCACCCACTTCTAGATCCTCGACCTCATTCGTTTGCTTCGCTCACTCCGTTCGGTCG of the Acidimicrobiales bacterium genome contains:
- the ispG gene encoding flavodoxin-dependent (E)-4-hydroxy-3-methylbut-2-enyl-diphosphate synthase — its product is MLTAAPRRPTRRIDVGSVPVGGGAPISVQSMTITKTADVEGTLAQVYALAGAGADIVRCTCNEQAAAEGLARIVPRSPVPIVADVHNDFRMGLAALEAGVHCLRLNPGNIRRPDHIRLIASEARDRKVPIRIGVNAGSLDRDLYAKHGGPTPEAMVESALIELGLFAEVGFGDVKISVKASSVPLMIEAYRQLADTVDHPLHLGVTEAGPPPAGLVKGTAGIATLLAEGIGDTIRYSLTADPVEEARAGRQLLEAMNLRERKGVDLIACPSCGRAEIDVIQVAKDAMAAFEAEQLPVQVAVMGCVVNGPGEAREADLGIAAGRRRGHLFVKGRVVRVVPEDEMVESLLAEARLLVEQGVEARLAAADEGAAAEAERDRAELLTIQGDDANASEVAVDLIRKSLDGR
- a CDS encoding GNAT family N-acetyltransferase encodes the protein MDVELRPITDGEFDEMLRVDHAAFSSAPSDADRNEDLRKVVENDRTRCVFEGGRMVAASAAFSFELTLPGLTTVPVAAVSLVGVLPTSRRRGHLTRMMGALLDDAAARHESLAVLLASESVIYGRFGYGAASAHVATEIDTRHAALRPSAPADTGRVVLLDAVAAAKVLPPVLDAARRLQPGDLRRPGPWWDGTFRDPEADRKGAGPLFHAVHENAEGEADGYATYRVKHTWEHALPDGRVLVSEVVGLDRVAETALWRFLFSLDLASKVEAELRPLDDPVRWMLVDPRRLRVTMASDMLWVRLVDVAAALAARRYRVPGTLVFEVADGFRPGVAGRYRLEGGPDGAECHRTDDAPDLGLTAEDLGALYLGGVAASTLAAAGRVVEHRPGALAEADAFLGSSPLPFCRTHF